One stretch of Streptomyces sp. NBC_01142 DNA includes these proteins:
- a CDS encoding SurA N-terminal domain-containing protein, which translates to MHRRRRTALTVSAALLVAAPLLAACGSEAHPGAAAVVGGQRIEVSTVQAKVADVRAAQERSPQAAQLIKDSGRLGRAKLYDLIVDQVVQKAADDAGVKVSRKDIQDGRAALAQQSGGEDQLAAMYLQQRGVAPDQLDDVVRRDVLVAKLATALGATNSPEGQQKLNEAFTAAARSLDIDVNPRFGTWDDQKLELGSYKAPWITQVTKEQEPVEAGA; encoded by the coding sequence TTGCACCGCCGCCGTCGCACCGCGCTCACCGTCTCCGCCGCGCTTCTCGTCGCCGCTCCCCTCCTCGCCGCCTGCGGCAGTGAAGCTCACCCGGGGGCCGCCGCCGTCGTCGGCGGGCAGCGGATCGAGGTGTCCACCGTCCAGGCGAAGGTGGCGGACGTACGCGCTGCCCAGGAGCGTTCCCCGCAGGCCGCCCAGCTGATCAAGGACAGCGGCCGGCTCGGCCGCGCCAAGCTCTACGACCTCATCGTCGACCAGGTCGTGCAGAAGGCCGCGGACGACGCCGGCGTCAAGGTCAGCCGCAAGGACATCCAGGACGGGCGCGCCGCCCTCGCGCAGCAGTCCGGCGGAGAGGACCAGCTCGCCGCCATGTATCTGCAGCAGCGGGGTGTCGCTCCGGACCAGCTCGACGATGTCGTACGCCGCGACGTCCTGGTCGCCAAGCTCGCCACCGCGCTCGGCGCGACCAACAGTCCCGAGGGCCAGCAGAAGCTGAACGAGGCCTTCACCGCCGCCGCCAGGTCGCTCGACATCGACGTCAACCCGCGCTTCGGCACCTGGGACGACCAGAAGCTGGAGCTCGGCAGCTACAAGGCCCCGTGGATCACCCAGGTGACCAAGGAGCAGGAGCCCGTCGAGGCGGGTGCGTAG
- a CDS encoding glycosyltransferase family 2 protein, with product MLISIVVPCFNEEEIIGRFHEHVTQELALLGQEFELVYVDDGSQDRTLPLLQEIAEADSRTRYVSFSRNFGKEAAMLAGLQHAEGDAVVIMDADLQHPPELVRRMLLLHEEGFDQVIARRTRKGDRVTRTLTARAYYWLINRLVDVELVDGVGDFRLLSRRTVDAILELTEYNRFSKGLFAWVGFRTTTFEYENAVREQGRSKWSFGKLLNYGLDGLLSFNNKPLRAALYLGMLLLAVAMAYAAWIVGVALVNGVDTPGYVTLLVTVIALAGVQMVMLGVVGEYVGRIYYEVKRRPHFLVKATNVGLPLQGGEPHTRTGELVRR from the coding sequence GTGCTGATCTCGATAGTTGTTCCGTGCTTCAATGAAGAGGAGATCATTGGCCGCTTCCATGAGCATGTGACCCAGGAGCTCGCCCTGCTCGGGCAGGAATTCGAGCTGGTCTATGTGGACGACGGAAGCCAGGACCGGACGCTCCCCCTTCTCCAGGAGATCGCCGAGGCCGACTCCCGTACCCGCTATGTCTCCTTCAGCCGCAACTTCGGCAAGGAGGCGGCGATGCTCGCCGGCCTCCAGCATGCCGAGGGCGACGCGGTGGTCATCATGGACGCCGACCTCCAGCATCCGCCGGAACTCGTCCGGCGCATGCTCCTCCTGCATGAGGAGGGCTTCGACCAGGTCATCGCCCGGCGCACCCGCAAGGGCGACCGGGTCACCCGCACCCTCACCGCCCGCGCCTACTACTGGCTGATCAACCGCCTCGTCGACGTCGAACTCGTCGACGGCGTGGGCGATTTCCGGCTGCTGTCGCGCCGCACCGTGGACGCGATCCTCGAACTCACCGAGTACAACCGGTTCTCCAAGGGCCTCTTCGCCTGGGTCGGATTCCGCACCACCACATTCGAGTACGAAAACGCCGTACGTGAGCAGGGCCGCTCCAAATGGAGCTTCGGCAAACTGCTCAACTACGGGCTCGACGGGCTGCTCTCCTTCAACAACAAGCCGCTCCGGGCCGCTCTCTACCTCGGAATGCTGCTGCTCGCCGTAGCCATGGCATACGCGGCCTGGATTGTCGGTGTCGCCCTGGTGAACGGTGTGGACACCCCCGGGTATGTCACGCTTCTGGTGACGGTCATCGCGCTCGCCGGCGTACAGATGGTGATGCTCGGGGTGGTCGGCGAGTACGTCGGCCGTATCTACTACGAGGTGAAGCGACGGCCGCACTTCCTGGTGAAGGCGACCAACGTCGGCCTTCCACTGCAGGGAGGGGAGCCGCACACACGCACGGGGGAGCTCGTAAGACGATGA
- a CDS encoding YfhO family protein yields the protein MSTLESARGRAAALAALITVGAVCAGDAVARSFPFGPHTRSVNDLGNQFVPFHAHLWDLLHGRSDGGLLLNWQSGYGTSFLPDLGTYLTSPFSLLVGLFPREDIDLAVYVITVLKMATAAAAMTWLLLSLHRDRGGRWWMAGVLGASYALCGWSVVEASYNPMWMDGLIAFPLLCLVGEWARKGRRPVLGPVIVAVAWIANFYTAYMATIGAALILAVRLLLEETEARQRIRALLRATWTVLLGIALAAPVLVPVFLGSRHAYPGWTKEFAPAGWSDVFARALPATYSFFTPAVFIGGGTLLLACALAFHRGVPRRERWVWTGLAAAVALSLQWEPTHLVWHVFATPNGSPYRQTFVFAGILVITAWTGLSYAWPGRRALLGGGAAVAVIALGATASDLVTAWTFPLAAAGLAAAAAGLVLAGRGRFAVLAALLLSGALVGQAAATTAYADRQRLGRLDDYPAWGGRHSERAAAVAKADDWPGYRTDPGRDQITGNDPILMGGQGGSYYSSHTPDVLTRTLAALGSGWTSNGRSLQSLDNPVTDAIFSVGARVRTSPGKDPSVTRAQTPPLLTVRPRGPEPRYGWNPFRNQEMLLGAEVYSSPVAGSCPVGSDVFLWAPNYTGKARLGDAPWVTLRGGQPKRRAALAPLGTVNSPGATVSYSRGNPRTTIGCLDRAKLTAAVDRMKATGAVSVEVGDSGVRAELPPGTTGTAVLAAPRIAGWSCNGMPADSYLGLVAVPLDGTRTTVDCSFRPPGLRAGTAVGAAGLLTLAGLAFLPLVRTRRKTDMRAPSGSDSVTTAA from the coding sequence ATGTCGACTCTGGAATCCGCGCGCGGCCGAGCCGCTGCCCTCGCCGCGCTGATCACCGTGGGGGCCGTGTGCGCCGGCGACGCCGTCGCCCGCAGCTTCCCCTTCGGACCGCACACCCGCAGCGTGAACGACCTCGGCAACCAGTTCGTGCCGTTCCATGCGCATCTGTGGGATCTGCTGCACGGCCGGTCCGACGGCGGGCTGCTGCTCAACTGGCAGTCCGGGTACGGGACCAGCTTCCTTCCCGACCTCGGCACCTATCTGACGAGCCCGTTCTCCCTGCTGGTCGGCCTCTTCCCACGGGAGGACATCGACCTCGCCGTCTATGTGATCACGGTGCTGAAGATGGCGACCGCGGCGGCCGCCATGACCTGGCTGCTGCTGTCGCTGCACAGGGACAGGGGCGGGCGGTGGTGGATGGCCGGGGTCCTCGGCGCCTCGTACGCGCTGTGCGGCTGGTCGGTCGTCGAGGCGTCGTACAACCCGATGTGGATGGACGGGCTGATCGCCTTCCCGCTGCTGTGCCTGGTCGGCGAGTGGGCACGGAAGGGAAGGCGGCCGGTCCTCGGCCCGGTGATCGTCGCCGTGGCGTGGATCGCCAACTTCTACACCGCCTACATGGCCACCATCGGCGCCGCGCTGATCCTCGCCGTACGGCTGCTGCTGGAGGAGACGGAGGCGCGGCAGCGGATTCGAGCGCTGCTGCGGGCCACTTGGACCGTGCTGCTCGGCATCGCGCTGGCCGCACCCGTCCTGGTCCCCGTCTTCCTCGGCTCCCGGCACGCCTACCCGGGCTGGACGAAGGAGTTCGCGCCCGCCGGATGGTCCGATGTGTTCGCCCGCGCGCTCCCGGCGACGTACAGCTTCTTCACGCCCGCGGTCTTCATCGGCGGCGGGACGCTGCTGCTGGCCTGCGCGCTCGCCTTCCACCGCGGGGTGCCGCGGCGCGAGCGGTGGGTGTGGACGGGGCTCGCGGCGGCGGTCGCCCTGTCCCTGCAGTGGGAGCCGACGCACCTGGTGTGGCATGTCTTCGCGACGCCCAACGGCAGCCCGTACCGGCAGACTTTCGTGTTCGCCGGGATCCTGGTCATCACCGCCTGGACCGGCCTCTCGTACGCGTGGCCCGGGCGGCGCGCCCTGCTCGGCGGCGGCGCCGCGGTGGCCGTGATCGCGCTCGGGGCAACCGCCAGCGACCTCGTCACCGCCTGGACGTTCCCGCTGGCCGCAGCCGGGCTTGCGGCGGCGGCGGCCGGTCTGGTGCTGGCCGGGCGCGGCAGGTTCGCCGTGCTCGCCGCGCTGCTGCTCAGCGGCGCGCTGGTCGGGCAGGCCGCCGCGACCACGGCATACGCCGACCGGCAGCGGCTGGGCAGGCTGGACGACTATCCGGCCTGGGGCGGGCGGCACAGCGAGCGGGCCGCGGCCGTGGCGAAGGCCGACGACTGGCCCGGGTACCGCACCGACCCCGGCCGTGACCAGATCACCGGCAACGATCCCATCCTGATGGGCGGCCAGGGCGGTTCGTACTACAGCAGCCACACCCCCGATGTGCTCACCCGCACCCTGGCCGCGCTCGGTTCGGGCTGGACGTCCAACGGCCGCAGTCTGCAGTCCCTGGACAATCCGGTCACGGACGCGATCTTCTCCGTCGGCGCGCGGGTGCGCACATCGCCCGGCAAGGACCCGTCCGTGACGCGGGCGCAGACCCCGCCGCTGCTGACCGTACGGCCGCGGGGGCCCGAACCCCGCTACGGCTGGAACCCGTTCCGCAATCAGGAAATGCTGCTCGGCGCAGAGGTCTACAGCTCTCCGGTCGCGGGCTCCTGCCCCGTCGGCAGCGACGTCTTCCTCTGGGCGCCGAACTACACCGGCAAGGCCAGGCTCGGCGACGCGCCGTGGGTGACACTGCGCGGCGGACAGCCCAAGCGGCGTGCCGCGCTCGCCCCGCTCGGGACGGTGAACTCCCCGGGAGCGACGGTGAGTTACAGCCGCGGCAACCCTCGCACGACCATCGGTTGCCTGGACCGGGCGAAGCTGACCGCGGCCGTCGACAGAATGAAGGCGACCGGCGCGGTGTCGGTCGAGGTCGGCGACAGCGGCGTACGGGCCGAACTCCCGCCCGGCACCACGGGGACGGCCGTGCTCGCCGCGCCCCGGATCGCGGGGTGGAGCTGCAACGGCATGCCGGCGGACTCCTACCTCGGGCTCGTCGCCGTACCCCTGGACGGCACGAGGACGACGGTCGACTGCTCCTTCCGGCCGCCGGGACTGCGCGCCGGTACGGCGGTGGGGGCGGCGGGACTGCTGACACTGGCGGGCCTGGCGTTCCTGCCGCTGGTGCGGACGCGGCGGAAGACGGACATGCGGGCGCCTTCCGGGAGCGACTCCGTGACGACGGCCGCGTAG
- a CDS encoding class I SAM-dependent methyltransferase yields the protein MPPLLRNRLAKRVLSPALTMIERRIEQHVKRATQTLQTDLDALHRKVAALQTPQYGLSLLVDGTGRGTHRMPTASQIDTLVHQIQNVADGTEHARRSVTVAYRTVVALESLGVGRLAGSTSNVCGKLATVPLLSPPNGNVLEIGTLYGMFAAGLLRMLHRSGTEPHLTIVDPLAGAQLQPGTVTQHVDPTGTPVREDVVRANLALGGVGSVVEARIQQGFSGDPEVRATVADREYGVIVVDGDHSMDGVRADLEWVEQIVAPGGIVVIDDYGDKAWPGVQDALDKHLANGTSRLSLLGRVSTSAYLRAG from the coding sequence ATGCCCCCTCTACTTCGGAACCGGCTGGCGAAGCGAGTCCTGAGCCCGGCCCTCACCATGATCGAACGGCGCATCGAACAGCACGTGAAGCGTGCCACACAGACCTTGCAGACCGATCTCGACGCCCTCCACCGAAAAGTAGCCGCTCTGCAGACCCCGCAGTACGGACTCAGCCTGCTGGTGGACGGAACGGGCAGAGGCACCCACCGGATGCCCACCGCCTCCCAGATCGACACCCTCGTACACCAGATACAGAACGTGGCGGACGGCACGGAGCACGCCCGTCGCAGTGTGACCGTCGCCTACCGCACCGTGGTGGCCCTGGAGTCGCTCGGCGTGGGCCGGCTGGCCGGGTCCACCTCCAATGTGTGCGGAAAGCTCGCCACCGTGCCGCTGCTCTCCCCGCCGAACGGCAACGTCCTCGAAATCGGCACCCTGTACGGGATGTTCGCCGCCGGACTGCTGCGGATGCTGCACCGGTCCGGGACCGAACCGCATCTGACGATCGTCGATCCGCTGGCGGGCGCGCAGCTGCAGCCCGGCACCGTCACACAGCACGTGGATCCCACCGGCACTCCGGTGCGCGAGGACGTCGTCCGGGCCAACCTGGCCCTCGGCGGCGTCGGTTCAGTGGTCGAGGCGCGCATCCAGCAGGGCTTCTCGGGTGATCCGGAGGTGCGGGCCACCGTCGCCGACCGGGAGTACGGGGTGATCGTGGTGGACGGTGATCACTCCATGGACGGGGTGCGGGCCGACCTGGAATGGGTCGAGCAGATCGTGGCTCCCGGCGGGATCGTGGTCATCGACGACTACGGCGACAAGGCCTGGCCCGGCGTACAGGACGCCCTCGACAAGCATCTGGCGAACGGAACGTCGCGGCTGAGCCTGCTGGGGCGGGTGTCCACCTCGGCGTATCTGCGCGCCGGCTGA
- a CDS encoding serine/threonine-protein kinase, which produces MNGRVIASRYELSTVIGQGGMGQVWTAYDQRLDRRVAVKLLRPDHMAAATAADEMRRRFVRECRVTAQVSHPGLVTVHDAGSDGDELFLVMQYVEGADLADHIAEHDPYPWPWAVSVAAQLCAVLAAVHAVPIVHRDLKPRNVMVKPDGTVTVLDLGVASVIDTDTTRLTHTGSPIGSPAYMAPEQAMGGAVGPYTDLYALGVLLHELLSGNVPFAGSTALGVLHRHLYEPPLPVRQLRPDIPEQLEALVLRLLAKDPQHRPAGAQEVYETLEPLLPGRGAPLGPPGRSPGTGPLDPTRPFLRPHAPWPDRVTAPPPPVTPPPPPAPRPDVAAAVDEVKRLLGEGSITRAVDILGGILPAAAAEHGEHSPVVRILRKQYASTLMDGQYRRALPELRRLADDRAAEAGPADRQTLQFRYDAGQCLEQLGEPAAALAEYRAVLPYYENQQSGGADAARAFDVRHRIGHLLLAVGDHMAARQQFQGLLYDTERAYGPYHPLPVELRRALDRQQQLRGG; this is translated from the coding sequence GTGAACGGACGCGTCATCGCGAGCCGTTACGAGCTCTCGACCGTCATCGGCCAGGGCGGCATGGGCCAGGTCTGGACGGCGTACGACCAACGCCTCGACCGCCGCGTCGCCGTCAAGCTGCTCCGCCCCGACCACATGGCAGCCGCCACCGCCGCCGACGAGATGCGCCGCCGCTTCGTCCGCGAGTGCCGGGTGACCGCCCAGGTCTCCCACCCGGGCCTGGTCACCGTCCATGACGCGGGCAGCGACGGCGACGAACTCTTCCTCGTCATGCAGTACGTCGAGGGCGCGGACCTCGCCGACCATATTGCCGAGCACGATCCGTACCCCTGGCCATGGGCGGTCTCCGTCGCCGCGCAGCTGTGCGCCGTGCTCGCCGCCGTGCACGCCGTGCCGATCGTCCACCGCGACCTCAAGCCGCGGAACGTCATGGTGAAGCCCGACGGCACGGTCACCGTCCTCGACCTCGGGGTCGCCTCCGTCATCGACACCGACACCACCCGCCTCACCCACACCGGTTCGCCCATCGGCAGCCCCGCCTACATGGCACCCGAGCAGGCGATGGGCGGTGCGGTCGGCCCGTACACCGATCTCTACGCCCTCGGCGTGCTGCTGCACGAACTCCTCAGCGGGAACGTTCCGTTCGCGGGCTCCACCGCCCTCGGCGTCCTGCACCGCCATCTGTACGAGCCGCCGCTCCCGGTCCGTCAGCTGCGCCCCGACATACCGGAGCAGCTCGAAGCGCTCGTGCTGCGGCTGCTCGCCAAGGACCCGCAGCACCGCCCGGCCGGCGCGCAGGAGGTGTACGAGACGCTCGAACCGCTGCTGCCCGGCCGCGGCGCCCCCTTGGGGCCTCCCGGACGGAGTCCGGGGACCGGACCGCTCGACCCGACCCGTCCCTTCCTGCGCCCGCACGCCCCCTGGCCGGACCGCGTCACCGCACCGCCGCCGCCCGTGACACCCCCGCCGCCGCCCGCCCCCCGCCCGGATGTCGCGGCCGCCGTCGACGAGGTCAAGCGCCTCCTCGGCGAGGGCAGCATCACCCGGGCCGTGGACATCCTCGGCGGGATCCTCCCGGCGGCCGCCGCCGAGCACGGCGAGCACTCCCCGGTCGTACGGATCCTGCGCAAGCAGTACGCCTCGACGCTGATGGACGGGCAGTACCGCCGCGCGCTGCCCGAGCTGCGCCGGCTGGCCGACGACCGGGCCGCCGAGGCGGGCCCGGCCGACCGGCAGACGCTGCAGTTCCGCTACGACGCCGGGCAGTGCCTGGAGCAGCTCGGTGAGCCGGCCGCCGCGCTCGCGGAGTACCGGGCGGTCCTGCCGTACTACGAGAACCAGCAGTCGGGCGGCGCGGATGCCGCGCGCGCCTTCGACGTCCGGCACCGTATCGGGCATCTGCTGCTCGCGGTGGGCGACCACATGGCGGCGCGGCAGCAGTTCCAGGGCCTGCTGTACGACACGGAACGGGCGTACGGGCCCTACCACCCACTGCCGGTCGAGCTGCGACGTGCGCTCGACCGGCAGCAGCAGCTGCGCGGCGGATAA
- a CDS encoding N-6 DNA methylase has product MPENASEVTAAGIARLAGVGRAAVSNWRRRHADFPKPVGGTETSPSFALAEIEQWLRDQGKLAEVPLRERIWQQLASHPDGAVTALVQAGCALLLVRDRHPAWLELAAVSDERMAELLPSALEQVLTARFGEDRADLFPAPSPGSVPLLRGVAELAAESGARQAFEFLLGRYLDANPRQYTLTPPGPAALMAALAAPAGTGGTVLDPAAGTGTLLRAVERPAALYAQDAEPDLAALAGLRLALHSDAPVRARAADTLRADAFPHPDADAVLCHPPFNERNWGHDELAYDPRWEYGFPARTESELAWVQHALARLRPGGTAVLLMPPAAASRRSGRRIRAGLLRRGALRAVVALPAGAAPPYGIPLHLWVLRKPGTGRAAPPELLLVDTAELAGAGGGRDKLDWQAVHTAVLDAWGPFDRHGTAEERPGVSRSVPVIELLDDDVDLAPARHLPPPAAGGGADELLRVRDRLTDTLRLTGELTPALAGQSEPAPWPATTVGELARAGALVIHAGGTGAASVSASGVGPFPGLSPGSVPAPGSGPFPVRGPVPVLTEQDVLAGTAPSGTLPEGSDEEPVRVEAGDVVVPVLGGGSVVRVVDEATAGAALGRNLQLLHPDPAALDPWFLAGFLRGTANNRQASSYASTATRLDVRRLQLPRLPLADQQRYGERFRTLAAFEDALRLAGRLGEQLVQGLYDGLTTGTVLPE; this is encoded by the coding sequence GTGCCGGAGAACGCAAGCGAGGTGACCGCGGCCGGAATCGCCCGGCTCGCGGGAGTGGGGCGCGCGGCGGTCAGCAACTGGCGGCGCCGGCACGCCGACTTCCCCAAGCCCGTCGGCGGCACCGAGACCAGCCCGTCCTTCGCCCTCGCCGAGATCGAGCAATGGCTGCGTGACCAGGGCAAACTCGCCGAGGTTCCGCTGCGCGAGCGGATCTGGCAACAGCTCGCGAGCCATCCGGACGGCGCGGTCACCGCCCTGGTGCAGGCAGGCTGCGCCCTGCTGCTCGTACGCGACAGGCATCCGGCCTGGCTGGAGCTGGCCGCGGTCTCCGACGAGCGGATGGCCGAGCTGCTGCCGTCGGCGCTGGAGCAGGTTCTGACGGCGCGCTTCGGCGAGGACCGGGCCGATCTCTTCCCGGCCCCGTCGCCCGGATCCGTGCCCCTCCTGCGCGGAGTCGCCGAGCTCGCCGCCGAGTCGGGTGCGCGGCAGGCCTTCGAGTTCCTGCTCGGGCGGTATCTCGACGCCAACCCCCGTCAGTACACGCTCACTCCGCCCGGCCCCGCCGCCCTCATGGCCGCCCTCGCCGCTCCCGCCGGCACCGGCGGGACCGTGCTCGATCCCGCCGCCGGCACCGGCACCCTGCTGCGGGCCGTCGAGCGCCCCGCCGCCCTGTACGCGCAGGACGCCGAGCCCGACCTCGCCGCGCTCGCCGGCCTGCGCCTCGCGCTGCACTCCGACGCCCCCGTCCGCGCCCGCGCAGCCGATACCCTGCGCGCCGACGCGTTCCCGCACCCCGACGCCGACGCGGTGCTCTGCCACCCGCCGTTCAACGAGCGCAACTGGGGGCACGACGAACTGGCCTACGACCCCCGCTGGGAGTACGGCTTCCCGGCCCGCACCGAGTCCGAGCTGGCCTGGGTCCAGCACGCGCTCGCCCGGCTGCGCCCCGGCGGCACCGCCGTTCTGCTGATGCCGCCCGCCGCGGCCTCCCGCCGTTCGGGACGCCGTATCCGCGCCGGGCTGCTGCGCCGCGGCGCGCTGCGGGCCGTCGTCGCCCTGCCCGCCGGCGCCGCGCCCCCGTACGGCATCCCGCTGCACCTCTGGGTACTGCGCAAGCCCGGTACGGGCCGGGCCGCGCCGCCCGAGCTGCTGCTCGTCGACACCGCCGAGCTGGCCGGAGCCGGCGGCGGCCGCGACAAGCTCGACTGGCAGGCCGTCCACACCGCCGTCCTGGACGCCTGGGGGCCCTTCGACCGGCACGGCACGGCCGAGGAGCGGCCCGGGGTCAGCCGCTCGGTCCCGGTCATCGAACTCCTCGACGACGACGTGGACCTGGCCCCCGCCCGGCATCTCCCGCCCCCGGCGGCCGGCGGCGGGGCGGACGAGCTGCTGCGCGTACGGGACCGGCTCACCGACACCCTGCGGCTGACCGGAGAGCTCACTCCCGCGCTCGCCGGGCAGTCGGAGCCCGCCCCCTGGCCCGCCACCACGGTCGGTGAACTGGCCCGCGCGGGCGCTCTGGTGATCCACGCGGGCGGTACCGGCGCCGCCTCCGTATCGGCCTCAGGCGTCGGCCCCTTCCCTGGCCTCTCGCCCGGCTCCGTCCCCGCCCCCGGCTCTGGCCCGTTCCCCGTCCGGGGCCCCGTCCCCGTGCTCACCGAACAGGACGTCCTCGCCGGTACGGCCCCCTCCGGGACCCTCCCCGAGGGCTCCGACGAGGAGCCCGTACGCGTCGAGGCGGGCGATGTCGTCGTGCCCGTACTCGGCGGCGGATCCGTCGTCCGCGTCGTCGACGAGGCCACCGCGGGCGCGGCGCTGGGCCGCAACCTCCAGCTGCTGCACCCCGATCCGGCCGCGCTCGACCCCTGGTTCCTCGCCGGATTCCTGCGCGGCACCGCCAACAACCGGCAGGCCAGCAGCTATGCGTCCACCGCGACCCGGCTCGACGTACGCCGTCTCCAGCTGCCCCGCCTTCCCCTGGCCGACCAGCAGCGGTACGGCGAGCGCTTTCGCACGCTGGCCGCCTTCGAGGACGCGCTGCGCCTCGCGGGGCGGCTCGGCGAGCAGTTGGTTCAGGGGCTGTACGACGGGCTGACGACCGGCACGGTCCTGCCCGAGTGA
- a CDS encoding DUF4352 domain-containing protein has translation MQQPQYDPQQQYGPQAPAPRPARNGLGTAALVLGIIGTVSGFIPFLFWLAGILGLIALILGLSGRGRVKRGEAANKGVTTIGAVLGLVALILSVVGAVLTFKAVDEAVDEINKATKGSTATKEPAGTKDKGGDSSGKDDKNKGLAAGDSAAYDDKLKVTVSAPKAYTPDEYAAGHTKGNKAYQVTVVVQNDGKEKFDATLLSADARAGEDGVPAEQIFDGKVGSGFTGTILPGKKSTVQLAFDAPADARTLTVEVSPGFAYDASVWELKL, from the coding sequence ATGCAGCAGCCCCAGTACGACCCCCAGCAGCAGTACGGCCCGCAGGCCCCGGCCCCCCGCCCGGCCCGCAACGGTCTGGGCACGGCCGCCCTGGTGCTGGGCATCATCGGCACCGTGTCGGGCTTCATCCCCTTCCTCTTCTGGCTGGCCGGCATCCTCGGCCTGATCGCCCTGATCCTGGGCCTGTCGGGCCGGGGCCGGGTGAAGCGCGGCGAGGCGGCCAACAAGGGCGTGACCACCATCGGCGCCGTCCTCGGACTGGTGGCGCTGATCCTCTCGGTGGTCGGCGCGGTGCTCACCTTCAAGGCCGTGGACGAAGCGGTGGACGAGATCAACAAGGCCACCAAGGGCAGCACCGCCACGAAGGAGCCGGCCGGCACAAAGGACAAGGGCGGTGACTCGTCGGGCAAGGACGACAAGAACAAGGGTCTGGCGGCCGGCGACTCCGCGGCCTACGACGACAAGCTGAAGGTCACCGTCTCCGCGCCCAAGGCCTACACCCCGGACGAGTACGCTGCTGGCCACACCAAGGGCAACAAGGCCTACCAGGTGACCGTGGTCGTCCAGAACGACGGCAAGGAGAAGTTCGATGCCACCCTGCTGAGCGCCGACGCGCGCGCCGGCGAGGACGGCGTCCCGGCCGAGCAGATCTTCGACGGCAAGGTGGGCAGTGGCTTCACCGGCACGATCCTGCCCGGCAAGAAGTCCACGGTGCAGCTCGCCTTCGACGCCCCCGCCGACGCCAGGACGCTCACGGTCGAGGTCAGCCCCGGCTTCGCCTACGACGCCTCCGTGTGGGAGCTGAAGCTCTGA
- a CDS encoding MerR family transcriptional regulator, with product MLIGELSRRTGVSPRLLRYYEAQGLLEARRGPNGYRAYDEDSVVTVRQVRALLKAGLSTEVIRTVLPCARGEQPGFDWCADLRAILDRELAAADERIDSLRRSRSTLASYLD from the coding sequence ATGCTGATCGGGGAGTTGTCCCGGCGAACCGGGGTCAGCCCGCGGTTGCTGCGGTACTACGAAGCGCAGGGACTGCTCGAGGCCAGGCGTGGCCCGAACGGTTACCGCGCCTACGACGAGGACTCGGTAGTCACCGTGAGGCAGGTTCGCGCCCTGCTGAAAGCGGGTCTGTCCACCGAGGTCATCCGTACGGTGCTGCCGTGCGCCCGGGGCGAGCAGCCGGGGTTCGACTGGTGCGCGGACCTGCGGGCCATCCTGGACCGGGAGTTGGCGGCCGCGGACGAGCGCATCGACAGCCTCCGACGAAGCCGCAGCACCCTCGCCAGCTACCTGGACTAA